Proteins co-encoded in one Sporosarcina sp. FSL K6-1522 genomic window:
- the dapA gene encoding 4-hydroxy-tetrahydrodipicolinate synthase has product MNFGQIVTAMVTPFDEHGEVDYLATRNLINHLIANGSDALVIAGTTGESPTLSEAEKVELFKFTVEVVNGRVPVIAGTGSNSTKGSLELTLLAEDVGVDGIMLVAPYYNKPCQEGLYQHFKTIAAGTSLPIMLYNIPGRSAVNISVETIIRLSEITNIVAVKEASGDLDAMAEIIDRTPTSFSLYSGDDGLTIPVLAIGGTGVVSVSAHVIGNEMQAMIRNFKIGNIQEAATDHRKLLPIMKAIFAAPNPSPVKAALNLKGISVGGVRLPMIPLNNEQLRSLQRALSIFDEVKI; this is encoded by the coding sequence ATGAACTTCGGACAAATTGTAACTGCAATGGTAACTCCTTTTGATGAACATGGTGAAGTGGATTATTTAGCGACAAGGAACTTGATCAATCATTTAATCGCCAATGGATCAGACGCTCTCGTCATAGCTGGGACAACAGGAGAATCCCCGACGTTATCAGAAGCAGAAAAAGTGGAATTATTTAAATTCACAGTAGAAGTTGTGAATGGAAGAGTTCCGGTAATTGCCGGGACAGGCTCGAATAGCACGAAAGGATCACTTGAACTCACATTGCTTGCAGAAGATGTAGGCGTCGACGGCATCATGCTCGTCGCTCCGTACTACAACAAACCTTGCCAAGAAGGATTATATCAGCACTTCAAAACAATTGCAGCAGGCACTTCTTTACCGATTATGCTGTACAATATTCCAGGGCGTAGCGCGGTAAATATCTCGGTTGAAACCATTATCCGTCTTTCTGAAATAACGAATATCGTTGCTGTTAAAGAAGCAAGCGGCGATTTAGACGCAATGGCCGAAATCATCGACCGCACACCAACAAGCTTTTCATTGTATAGCGGTGATGACGGACTAACTATTCCTGTGTTAGCAATCGGCGGAACAGGCGTCGTTTCTGTCTCAGCTCATGTGATCGGAAATGAAATGCAAGCGATGATTAGAAACTTCAAAATAGGCAATATCCAAGAAGCAGCTACAGATCACCGTAAATTGCTGCCTATTATGAAAGCCATATTTGCAGCTCCAAACCCATCGCCAGTAAAAGCTGCTTTGAATCTGAAAGGCATCTCAGTTGGCGGAGTCCGTTTGCCTATGATTCCATTAAACAATGAACAACTACGTTCGTTGCAAAGAGCTTTATCAATTTTTGATGAAGTGAAGATTTGA
- a CDS encoding response regulator transcription factor, whose translation MIRIVIAEDQRILRGALGALLDFEEDMEVVGQAENGEEALMLISQLKPDICLMDIEMPLKSGLEVAATLKQDGSSCKVVMLTTFARPGYFERAVKAGVHGYLLKDGSIDELAESIRRVMKGKHEFAPELIINTYHQDNPLTARGQDILKLAAEGKTSKEISAQLFLSAGTVRNYMSEILQKLEAKNKIEAIATAEEKGWI comes from the coding sequence ATGATACGCATTGTCATTGCAGAAGATCAGCGAATTTTGCGAGGGGCTCTTGGGGCGTTGCTTGATTTTGAAGAGGATATGGAAGTGGTCGGGCAGGCCGAAAATGGAGAAGAAGCGTTGATGCTTATTAGTCAGCTAAAACCTGATATTTGTCTTATGGATATTGAAATGCCATTGAAAAGTGGCCTAGAGGTGGCGGCTACACTAAAACAGGACGGCTCTTCTTGCAAGGTCGTGATGTTGACGACTTTTGCGCGTCCCGGTTATTTTGAAAGAGCTGTGAAGGCAGGGGTCCATGGCTATTTGTTGAAGGATGGCTCCATTGACGAACTTGCAGAATCAATCCGAAGAGTAATGAAGGGGAAGCATGAATTTGCGCCCGAATTGATTATTAATACATATCACCAGGATAATCCGTTGACTGCCCGAGGACAGGATATTTTAAAGCTGGCGGCAGAAGGAAAAACGTCGAAAGAGATTTCGGCACAGTTGTTTTTATCGGCAGGTACAGTGCGGAATTATATGTCTGAAATTCTTCAGAAGTTGGAAGCGAAAAATAAAATTGAGGCTATAGCTACGGCGGAGGAGAAAGGGTGGATTTGA
- a CDS encoding sensor histidine kinase, producing MKNFQLFPKRYGVLPYIFLCYLVMPLFYVLNETGLKAVIGYLLLLLFLVSYRQLYSTTSEKWFSFWLALQIGIVVVFSFGYDPYILFMGFFPANFIGWIENKKHFYRTLLSFASAMIGTIIIQIIQGGIDNLYSVLPFVVVMIGAPFGIRSMNERMELEKQLSQANDQIKDFIKREERVRIARDLHDTLGHTLSLITLQSQLVQRIADKHPERVKVEAKEIEMTARSALQQVRELVSDMRTITIAEELADMEQILKAAGIQFHMEDKSELSELPPLQQNIIGMCLRETATNIVKHSQAQNCFVTFWNTRGDFTIVVKDDGVGVPDNNDEGNGLSGMRERLALIEGKLVIEAGTGTTVTVAVPVIVKEEVIAL from the coding sequence GTGAAGAACTTTCAACTTTTTCCGAAAAGGTACGGAGTGTTGCCTTATATCTTTTTATGTTATTTGGTCATGCCGCTTTTTTATGTACTAAATGAAACCGGGCTAAAAGCAGTAATTGGCTATTTGTTATTACTGCTTTTTCTTGTTTCATACAGGCAACTATATAGTACAACTTCTGAAAAATGGTTTTCTTTTTGGCTTGCCTTACAGATAGGGATTGTCGTGGTATTTAGTTTCGGCTACGATCCATATATTTTATTTATGGGCTTTTTTCCAGCGAACTTCATTGGATGGATTGAAAATAAAAAGCATTTTTATCGTACGTTGCTATCATTTGCATCAGCAATGATTGGAACAATTATTATACAAATAATACAGGGCGGAATAGATAATCTCTATTCTGTTCTCCCCTTTGTTGTTGTGATGATCGGAGCCCCATTCGGTATTCGATCGATGAATGAAAGAATGGAGCTTGAAAAACAGCTGAGCCAGGCCAATGACCAGATTAAGGATTTCATTAAACGAGAAGAACGGGTGCGGATCGCGCGAGATTTGCATGATACGTTGGGGCATACGTTGTCACTCATTACTTTGCAAAGCCAACTCGTTCAACGGATTGCCGACAAGCATCCAGAACGCGTGAAAGTGGAAGCGAAAGAAATTGAAATGACAGCACGCTCTGCGCTGCAGCAAGTGAGGGAGCTAGTTTCTGATATGCGTACCATTACAATTGCTGAGGAATTAGCGGATATGGAGCAAATTTTGAAGGCGGCAGGTATTCAGTTTCATATGGAAGATAAATCTGAACTATCAGAACTGCCTCCTTTACAACAAAATATTATCGGGATGTGTCTTCGAGAGACAGCAACAAATATCGTAAAGCATAGCCAGGCGCAAAATTGTTTTGTTACCTTTTGGAATACGAGAGGGGATTTTACCATCGTTGTAAAGGATGATGGGGTAGGGGTCCCTGATAATAATGATGAAGGCAATGGATTGTCGGGCATGCGGGAACGTCTGGCACTCATCGAAGGAAAGTTGGTAATTGAAGCGGGGACAGGTACCACGGTTACGGTGGCTGTTCCAGTCATTGTAAAAGAGGAGGTGATTGCTTTATGA
- a CDS encoding ABC transporter permease, with protein sequence MMIFLNQCKAEMYRMFRNPYFIFWSLFMPIVFYVIFTKVVNTGAVDKALWDAHFLMSVTAFSVMGSAIMTLGIRLVQERAEGWTTFMKVTPLSSLQYSMAKMIGQSIVHVFSIVVIFIAGVVLNGVSLSAFEWIMSGCWILLGSLPFLGIGVLVGTMKRVDTASGVSNVLYMLLAITGGMWMPMEVLPKVVQTIGMWLPAYNYGNGAWEIIRGGTPELKNIIILVGYLILFMVLSTYIRRKQEAV encoded by the coding sequence ATGATGATTTTTCTGAACCAATGCAAAGCAGAGATGTACCGCATGTTTCGGAATCCTTATTTTATCTTTTGGTCACTGTTTATGCCGATTGTTTTTTACGTGATTTTTACGAAGGTTGTCAACACAGGTGCGGTTGATAAAGCGCTTTGGGATGCTCATTTTTTAATGTCTGTCACGGCTTTTAGTGTCATGGGAAGTGCGATTATGACATTGGGTATTCGCTTGGTGCAGGAGCGTGCGGAAGGTTGGACGACATTTATGAAAGTAACACCGCTATCCAGTTTGCAATACTCGATGGCGAAAATGATTGGGCAGTCAATTGTCCATGTATTTTCGATTGTCGTGATTTTTATAGCGGGTGTGGTTTTGAACGGAGTTTCACTTTCTGCATTTGAGTGGATTATGAGTGGTTGCTGGATTTTACTCGGCTCGCTGCCATTCCTTGGCATTGGTGTATTGGTAGGGACGATGAAGCGGGTCGATACGGCGAGTGGGGTTAGTAATGTTCTCTATATGCTACTGGCGATAACAGGTGGGATGTGGATGCCGATGGAGGTTCTGCCAAAAGTGGTTCAAACAATCGGTATGTGGCTTCCAGCGTATAATTATGGCAATGGTGCTTGGGAAATTATAAGAGGCGGCACACCTGAATTGAAAAATATCATAATCTTGGTAGGATATCTCATTTTATTCATGGTATTATCAACGTATATAAGAAGGAAACAGGAAGCGGTGTAG